The proteins below come from a single Metarhizium brunneum chromosome 1, complete sequence genomic window:
- the E2BA_0 gene encoding Heat-labile enterotoxin IIB, A chain, which yields MKTIRRILTTALALSLELCQGHGLSSNTTIDRRQTGGESTYGERAVMHVYRGEIRRTPEQVKQDGGFYSRGVQRILSGNPPSVEELELGSSLYRHAAGDTAEFTRYVSTSTDPGVSLTFAVDDERPTGKGYIYKIHASQRLVDLNRSLGKYSPYPGQHEYVAMEFIPFEQIEGWWTVTYQDDFSDPAIGRRTRMQLREGNLRGFHQNPDFDNSFKYARTGGMAPQLAGFPRLSAAWEDRSWQEYKTIPVSKSLDDMIGAACAGKASCRLERITPKVASWRFNKLTTSKALASNGPIDPTKQRKPFSGFRVYGKAATLVGIQALAPHMRQVLHWLREWDHPIGHAVRWIDDHINELQQMIGGPPRSDISGNDNQAALINFFKYIFWLLQGSDRKPEQLDLLSYGEKTRRRLVSVNDILRTCDRVDEQPPEDALLRDNLHESCSEMRDKAMEVEGLTEEEVVVGRNLCSSCQTCTWEPEHGLCRDKAGTIVWPREPLPEGDQYAPTLQTGENPCKASRKRARGAAEA from the coding sequence ATGAAGACTATCCGTCGGATCTTGACAACAGCGTTGGCGCTCTCGTTGGAGCTATGCCAGGGCCACGGACTAAGCTCCAACACGACAATTGACCGCCGCCAGACAGGCGGCGAATCAACGTATGGGGAAAGAGCTGTCATGCATGTGTACCGCGGCGAGATACGGAGAACCCCCGAGCAGGTGAAACAAGACGGCGGCTTTTATTCGCGAGGCGTGCAGAGAATACTTTCCGGCAACCCGCCTTCTGTGGAGGAATTGGAACTAGGCAGCAGCCTATATCGCCATGCCGCCGGGGACACGGCTGAATTTACACGCTACGTCTCGACAAGTACTGATCCCGGTGTGTCACTCACatttgccgttgatgatgaaagACCAACTGGAAAGGGATACATTTACAAGATTCACGCCAGTCAAAGATTGGTCGATTTGAACAGGTCTCTTGGAAAATATTCACCCTACCCAGGCCAACACGAGTATGTAGCCATGGAGTTTATTCCATTTGAGCAGATTGAAGGGTGGTGGACGGTGACGTATCAGGATGACTTTTCCGATCCTGCAATTGGTAGGCGGACTCGCATGCAGCTGCGTGAGGGCAATCTCAGGGGTTTCCACCAGAACCCAGATTTTGACAATAGCTTCAAATATGCAAGAACCGGCGGCATGGCACCACAACTCGCCGGGTTTCCTCGGCTCTCGGCTGCGTGGGAGGACAGAAGCTGGCAGGAATACAAGACGATTCCCGTCAGCAAAAGCCTAGACGACATGATTGGGGCGGCATGTGCCGGCAAGGCCAGCTGCCGCCTGGAGAGGATAACTCCAAAGGTCGCTTCGTGGAGGTTCAATAAACTGACAACGTCCAAGGCTCTCGCCAGCAACGGGCCGATAGACCCCACAAAGCAAAGGAAACCCTTCAGTGGCTTCCGTGTATATGGAAAAGCAGCTACGTTGGTCGGCATCCAAGCTCTGGCGCCGCACATGCGACAGGTGCTGCACTGGTTGCGCGAGTGGGATCACCCCATCGGGCATGCCGTGAGATGGATAGATGACCATATCAACGAGCTCCAACAGATGATTGGAGGACCGCCGCGTAGCGACATCAGCGGGAACGATAACCAGGCAGCTCTGATTAACTTCTTCAAGTACATCTTTTGGTTGCTGCAGGGCAGCGACAGGAAGCCGGAACAGCTCGACCTCCTGTCGTACGGtgagaagacgaggagacgGCTGGTTAGTGTCAACGACATTCTGCGCACCTGCGACCGCGTTGATGAGCAGCCGCCCGAGGACGCGCTCTTGAGAGACAATCTGCACGAGTCTTGCTCCGAGATGCGCGACAAGGCAATGGAGGTTGAGGGGCTGACAGAGGAAGAGGTCGTGGTCGGACGCAACCTGTGCAGCTCGTGTCAAACTTGTACGTGGGAGCCAGAGCATGGTCTGTGTAGGGACAAGGCGGGAACAATTGTCTGGCCACGAGAGCCGCTTCCCGAAGGCGACCAGTACGCACCAACGCTTCAAACAGGCGAAAATCCTTGTAAAGCTTCGAGGAAAAGGGCGAGAGGAGCAGCAGAGGCGTGA
- the TRYP_0 gene encoding Trypsin — translation MVRKAAITLAVALSAVLAVAATIDKRIKFGEAAKQGEFPSIIRIHYNTTSVLCGGSLLDNTTVLTAAHCWFEGLRTHHSEIVSVRAGSLNKNTGGEVAKVKSIKVHPEYKPHWNRNDIAILKLSTPIQESGTIKYANLPATVLDPVAASVVVAAGWMTRAASTVVAAGWGMTENNILPDKLLKVVLFILDPTACLEDGEDDPEYTNYLDTKVCAGYAGKDTSVGDSGGPLFDYNTTELIGVTSFGGLSPLGGFYTKISRYMTWINENLGDVKSLPSGVAG, via the exons ATGGTACGCAAGGCTGCTATTACACTAGCTGTCGCGTTGTCTGCTGTTCTTGCAGTAGCGGCAACTATTGACAAGAGAATCAAATTCGGAGAAGCTGCCAAGCAAGGTGAATTTCCATCTATTATCCGTATACATTATAATACTACTAGTGTTTTGTGCGGAGGTAGTTTGTTGGACAACACTACAGTCCTTACTGCTGCTCATTGCTGGTTTGAGGGCCTTAGGACCCATCATAGCGAAATTGTCAGCGTGAGAGCAGGGAGCCTG aATAAAAACACGGGAGGAGAAGTAGCCAAAGTTAAATCCATAAAAGTACACCCGGAATACAAGCCTCACTGGAATCGCAATGAtattgccatcttgaaattATCAACTCCAATTCAAGAGAGCGGAACAATCAAATATGCGAACTTACCGGCGACTGTCTTAGATCCTGTGGCTGCATCCGTCGTAGTAGCCGCAGGTTG GATGACTAGGGCTGCTTCCACCGTAGTGGCCGCAGGTTG GGGGATGACCGAGAATAATATACTACCTGATAAACTTCTCAAGGTTGTCCTCTTTATTCTAGATCCTACGGCGTGTTTAGAGGACGGTGAAGATGATCCAGAGTATACAAACTATCTAGATACAAAAGTGTGCGCTGGTTATGCGGGCAAAGATACAAGCGTAGGGGATAGCGGCGGTCCTCTTTTTGACTATAACACGACAGAATTAATCGGTGTCACGTCGTTTGGTGGTCTTAGCCCACTCGGCGGCTTTTATACCAAGATTAGCCGCTACATGACGTGGATTAACGAAAATCTTGGGGACGTCAAGTCTTTACCGAGCGGCGTAGCGGGCTAG